The following are encoded in a window of Clostridium thermarum genomic DNA:
- a CDS encoding Uma2 family endonuclease, with translation MAIPIKNKRYTYKDYINWSDEEKYEIIEGTPYYMAPAPMRIHQEVSGELFFQIRSYLQGKECRVYAAPFDVRLCKDETQDDKDIMNVVQPDITVICDSEKLDEKGAKGVPDFIIEIVSQSSTFIDYVKKLNLYGDFGVKEYWIVNPMKKNVLVYKIMEDGKYGMPEIYNEEDSIKVSIFKDLTIYLKSIW, from the coding sequence ATGGCTATTCCAATAAAAAACAAGAGATATACCTACAAGGATTATATAAATTGGTCAGATGAAGAAAAATATGAGATTATCGAAGGAACACCTTATTATATGGCGCCAGCTCCTATGAGAATTCATCAGGAAGTATCAGGGGAATTATTCTTCCAAATAAGATCTTACTTACAGGGGAAAGAATGCAGGGTTTATGCAGCCCCCTTTGACGTTAGGCTATGTAAGGATGAGACACAAGATGATAAGGATATAATGAATGTTGTGCAGCCAGATATTACAGTAATATGTGATAGTGAAAAACTGGACGAAAAGGGAGCTAAAGGAGTTCCGGATTTTATTATCGAAATTGTATCACAGTCTTCAACTTTTATTGACTATGTTAAAAAGTTAAATTTATATGGAGATTTTGGTGTGAAAGAGTATTGGATTGTAAATCCAATGAAGAAAAATGTACTGGTGTATAAAATTATGGAAGATGGCAAGTATGGAATGCCGGAAATATATAACGAAGAGGATAGTATCAAAGTTAGCATTTTTAAAGACCTAACCATTTATTTAAAAAGTATTTGGTAA
- a CDS encoding metallophosphoesterase family protein encodes MIFEKRLADKRLTCVYKNARVEYFDNNSKYIFFSDCHRGDCTPSDEFAKNQNIYLFALEHYYKNGYTYVEVGDGDELWEHSNFKHIRLAHDEVYTELKKFYDDNRLIILYGNHNICLKYKSIVEKNYYKFYDEYNEEEIELFPGIELHEAVVFKHRETGQEILTIHGHQGDIMNDNLWYLNMLTVRYFWKFLHSIGFINPASPVKSAEKIHKIERIYSNWIKKNKIMIICGHTHRPHFPRSDELPYFNDGSCVRASGIQGIEIADGNIALIEWRIRTNSEGVLSISRRILRGPETLENFDLRKNSY; translated from the coding sequence ATGATATTCGAAAAGAGGTTAGCAGATAAAAGACTTACCTGTGTCTATAAAAATGCAAGAGTTGAGTACTTCGACAATAATTCAAAATATATATTCTTTAGCGACTGTCATAGAGGAGATTGTACCCCCTCTGATGAATTTGCAAAAAATCAAAATATATATTTATTTGCTCTGGAACATTATTATAAAAACGGCTATACCTATGTGGAGGTTGGCGATGGCGATGAACTTTGGGAACATTCAAACTTTAAACATATAAGACTTGCCCATGATGAGGTATATACGGAATTGAAGAAGTTTTATGATGATAATCGCTTGATTATACTATACGGCAATCACAATATCTGTTTGAAGTATAAGAGCATCGTAGAAAAGAACTACTATAAATTCTACGATGAATATAACGAGGAAGAAATAGAATTATTCCCTGGCATAGAATTACATGAAGCTGTAGTCTTTAAGCACAGGGAAACAGGCCAGGAAATCCTGACAATCCATGGCCATCAAGGTGACATAATGAATGATAATCTTTGGTATCTCAACATGCTTACTGTAAGATACTTTTGGAAGTTTCTTCACTCCATAGGTTTTATAAATCCTGCCAGCCCGGTAAAAAGCGCAGAGAAGATACATAAGATAGAACGAATCTACAGCAATTGGATAAAGAAGAACAAAATTATGATCATCTGCGGTCATACCCATAGACCCCATTTCCCCAGAAGTGATGAATTGCCCTACTTCAATGATGGGTCTTGCGTGCGGGCAAGTGGGATTCAAGGTATTGAAATAGCAGATGGAAATATAGCCTTAATTGAATGGAGGATCAGAACCAATTCAGAGGGTGTCCTCAGCATCAGCCGAAGAATATTAAGAGGACCAGAAACATTAGAAAATTTCGATTTAAGGAAAAATTCCTATTAA
- a CDS encoding dynamin family protein, which yields MKVLRLSKVIGVLEVITALKESQEDAVFILNENILIFKFLESLSSNGVNLSKIKIVNEINFKFDALLKDKYTGEIIIEARTFSEILEKINYCEADRYLLILLTDERNRAYISKIIQQFIYIDLHIDVILEKEEKHRNAVRAFKEYFNEIKASLYTARQRIYDAAAKDMHQLGKYKFIKIIDDIESMVLEAEDRELTVAVMATKKSGKSVLVNSFLGNDYAPTSFELATPNSIIYKCNNEKKLVLSYRNGYKEFQNVDLLRHYVESIYKSAEYDIKRGQPVEDMYIHYINENQHHNNFTLIDTPGPNLAGSNHKEIAYKWIEVADVIIFVIDYSKYLTNDEEKYLSDIKTIFDKYDKTHSFIVIVNKIDLLYASGEKNSVVRFLDYLRFKLENLGYSGFVIFAASALQYFTALKVPKLKGCEQLVDAPPHELIRDLRKCKSTYMGRKELSFIRILEDYLRDLEDYQGIVDADLNTLLEKSGVTRVMDYTNYIATQKASLEVYKAIMRKIDDRFVNMKNNFFSFQLTYLNDRMRIKQKEKEELIKAIKKLYDVVNLANTDISKALDFTGLLVAIESQCNTSDSELSKMLESSIKKEIDAVKHSLLCSTEEELKEIVDGNIDYISSKVQTNFQKILLDMFNEKAGQCQRKVNSELDRIQKYLSFIDKEIQTNIGVFNDYLNTSLQVNSLKITLPRLELAFSRKNLDFSKIDEKVNNQIHDMLKKCLYQRHGVIGHLMKLATLNQVDKRFGKFELDVDNICEMLNSLSQDIKVDVISTIKENNITLLNHVTTILKEKLHQKISEEIRAVFNNYMDLIKEVEDAFMASKADIENDINFIREKLNFLEESRDSLQMFFNVWERIRKEVKESKLDLCSPCPH from the coding sequence ATGAAGGTATTAAGATTGAGTAAAGTCATCGGTGTTCTTGAAGTGATAACAGCCTTAAAGGAATCTCAGGAAGATGCAGTATTTATCTTAAATGAAAATATATTGATTTTTAAGTTTTTAGAGAGCCTGAGTTCTAACGGAGTTAACTTAAGCAAAATTAAAATTGTTAATGAAATTAATTTTAAGTTTGATGCCTTACTGAAAGACAAATACACCGGCGAAATTATTATAGAAGCCAGGACTTTTAGTGAGATTTTGGAAAAGATAAATTATTGTGAAGCTGACAGGTATCTGCTTATTTTATTAACTGATGAAAGGAATAGGGCTTATATCAGCAAAATAATACAGCAATTCATATATATAGACTTACATATTGATGTAATACTTGAAAAAGAAGAAAAACACAGAAATGCAGTTCGTGCCTTTAAGGAGTATTTTAATGAGATAAAGGCATCTCTTTATACGGCAAGGCAAAGAATTTATGATGCTGCAGCTAAGGACATGCATCAATTGGGGAAGTATAAATTTATCAAAATAATTGATGACATAGAGAGCATGGTGCTGGAAGCAGAAGATAGGGAACTTACAGTTGCTGTGATGGCCACTAAAAAGTCTGGCAAGAGCGTTCTTGTCAACAGCTTCTTAGGCAATGACTATGCCCCTACCAGTTTTGAATTGGCCACCCCTAATTCAATAATTTATAAGTGTAATAATGAGAAAAAGTTGGTTTTAAGCTATAGAAATGGCTATAAAGAATTTCAGAACGTTGATCTATTAAGACATTATGTTGAAAGTATCTATAAGAGTGCTGAATATGATATAAAAAGAGGACAACCAGTAGAAGATATGTACATTCACTACATAAATGAAAATCAGCACCACAATAATTTTACCTTAATAGACACCCCGGGCCCCAACCTTGCAGGCAGCAATCATAAAGAGATCGCCTATAAGTGGATTGAAGTTGCGGATGTTATCATTTTTGTGATAGATTATAGTAAATACTTAACCAATGATGAGGAAAAATATTTGAGTGATATAAAGACTATTTTTGACAAGTATGATAAAACTCATTCTTTTATAGTCATTGTAAACAAGATAGACTTACTATATGCCAGTGGGGAGAAAAATTCCGTGGTAAGGTTTTTAGACTATTTAAGGTTTAAGCTTGAGAACCTTGGCTATAGTGGTTTTGTAATTTTTGCAGCCTCAGCCCTTCAGTATTTTACTGCTCTGAAAGTGCCAAAATTAAAAGGCTGTGAACAACTGGTGGATGCCCCTCCCCATGAACTAATCAGGGACTTAAGGAAATGTAAGTCCACTTATATGGGCAGAAAAGAGCTGTCCTTCATAAGAATTTTAGAGGATTATTTAAGGGACCTAGAGGATTACCAAGGAATTGTGGATGCAGATCTGAACACCCTTCTTGAAAAAAGCGGGGTTACCAGGGTGATGGACTATACAAATTATATAGCCACTCAAAAGGCAAGCTTAGAAGTTTATAAAGCCATAATGAGAAAAATTGACGACAGATTTGTCAATATGAAGAATAACTTCTTCTCATTTCAGCTTACCTACCTGAATGATAGGATGAGGATCAAGCAAAAAGAAAAAGAAGAATTAATAAAGGCCATTAAAAAGCTGTATGATGTGGTAAATCTTGCAAATACCGATATAAGTAAAGCCCTGGATTTTACAGGCCTATTAGTTGCAATTGAAAGTCAATGCAACACATCAGACAGTGAGTTATCCAAAATGCTGGAATCCTCAATAAAGAAAGAGATAGATGCCGTCAAGCACTCCCTTTTATGCAGCACAGAGGAGGAGCTTAAAGAGATAGTAGACGGTAATATTGATTATATAAGTAGTAAAGTACAAACCAACTTCCAGAAGATTTTATTGGACATGTTTAATGAAAAAGCCGGTCAATGTCAGAGAAAAGTAAATTCCGAGTTGGATAGGATACAAAAATACTTGTCATTTATTGATAAAGAGATACAAACCAATATTGGTGTCTTTAACGATTATTTAAATACCAGCTTGCAAGTTAACAGTTTAAAGATTACTTTACCAAGGTTAGAGCTTGCCTTTTCAAGGAAAAATTTAGACTTTAGCAAAATAGATGAAAAAGTGAACAATCAAATCCATGACATGCTAAAAAAATGCCTTTATCAAAGGCATGGCGTCATAGGCCACTTGATGAAGCTTGCCACCTTAAATCAAGTAGACAAGCGGTTTGGTAAGTTTGAATTAGACGTGGACAATATCTGCGAAATGTTAAACTCCTTGTCACAGGACATAAAAGTTGATGTGATTTCCACTATAAAAGAGAATAATATAACCTTGCTTAACCATGTGACCACTATTTTAAAAGAAAAACTTCACCAAAAAATTTCTGAAGAAATCAGAGCTGTATTTAACAACTACATGGACCTGATTAAGGAAGTAGAAGATGCCTTCATGGCATCTAAGGCAGATATAGAAAATGATATCAACTTCATCCGGGAAAAGCTGAACTTTCTGGAAGAATCAAGAGACAGTCTGCAGATGTTCTTTAATGTTTGGGAAAGAATTCGTAAAGAAGTAAAGGAGTCTAAACTGGATTTGTGTTCTCCGTGTCCTCATTGA
- a CDS encoding fructose-1,6-bisphosphatase: MNSNGKITFDEADLHYLKLLSKQYPNIAAASTEIINLQAILNLPKGTEHFISDVHGEHESFSHVLRNASGVIKRKIDDVFGNSLRESEKKSLATIIYYPEQKLEYILKEEKDIEDWYKITLYRLIQICKVVSSKYTRSKVRKALPKDFGYIIEELIHEDSDVANKQHYYNNIIETIIKLDRSNAFIISISKLIQRLAIDRLHVIGDIYDRGPGADIILDTLMDYHSLDIQWGNHDIVWMGAAAGSEACICNAIRFSARYANLHIIEESYGINLLPLATFAMEYYDDDPCTNFMPKSIAAKELPEKESRLIAMMHKAITIIQFKLEGQIIKRHPEYDMDSRLLLDKIDYERGTICLNQREYALNDRHFPTIDPANPYELTVEEKKLIDKLKSSFISSIKLQEHARFLFSKGSMYTVYNSNLLFHGCIPMDEGGNFKKIKIGGRAYSGKIFFDEAEILVRSGYFNNCVSEEKQDGMDFAWYLWCGPDSPLFGKKKMATFERYFIDDEETHIEEKNQYFYLKDDEEICNRILREFGLNPDNSHIINGHVPVKVRKGESPIKANGKLLDIDGGFSRAYQPETGIAGYTLIYNSYGLILASHEPFESTIKAIEEEKDILSTNVILEQVFVRKTVGDTDIGAELRNQIKDLTMLLTAYRNGLIKEQE, encoded by the coding sequence ATGAATTCCAACGGTAAAATTACCTTTGATGAAGCAGATCTACATTATTTAAAACTGCTCTCTAAGCAATATCCAAACATAGCTGCAGCCAGCACAGAAATAATAAATCTGCAGGCAATTCTAAATCTGCCAAAGGGCACGGAGCATTTTATATCCGATGTTCATGGTGAACATGAGTCCTTTAGCCATGTTTTAAGGAATGCCTCCGGTGTAATAAAGCGAAAAATCGATGACGTATTCGGAAACTCCTTGAGAGAGTCTGAAAAAAAGAGCTTAGCCACAATCATTTATTACCCTGAACAGAAGCTGGAATATATATTGAAAGAAGAAAAGGACATAGAAGACTGGTATAAAATAACCCTTTACAGATTAATTCAGATATGTAAGGTGGTGTCCTCTAAATACACCCGGTCAAAGGTGCGAAAGGCTTTACCTAAGGACTTTGGCTATATTATAGAGGAGCTCATCCATGAAGACAGTGACGTTGCCAACAAGCAGCACTACTATAACAACATCATTGAAACCATAATAAAGCTGGACAGGAGCAACGCCTTTATTATATCAATCTCAAAACTTATACAGAGATTAGCTATTGACAGGCTTCATGTTATTGGTGACATATACGACAGAGGTCCTGGAGCTGACATAATTTTAGATACCTTGATGGACTATCATTCCCTGGACATACAGTGGGGTAACCACGACATAGTTTGGATGGGGGCAGCAGCTGGCAGCGAGGCTTGTATCTGCAATGCAATCAGGTTCTCCGCAAGATACGCCAATCTCCACATCATAGAAGAAAGCTACGGAATTAACCTGCTTCCCCTGGCAACCTTCGCCATGGAGTATTATGACGATGATCCCTGTACAAATTTTATGCCTAAGTCTATTGCCGCCAAGGAGTTACCCGAAAAGGAGTCCAGACTCATTGCCATGATGCATAAGGCCATCACAATAATTCAATTTAAGCTTGAAGGACAAATAATAAAAAGGCATCCAGAGTATGATATGGATAGCAGACTGCTTTTAGATAAGATTGACTATGAAAGGGGAACAATTTGCTTAAATCAAAGGGAATATGCCCTCAATGACAGACATTTCCCAACAATAGACCCTGCTAATCCCTATGAATTGACTGTAGAAGAAAAGAAACTTATAGATAAACTAAAGTCCTCTTTCATTAGCAGCATCAAGCTCCAGGAACATGCCCGCTTTCTCTTCTCCAAGGGCAGTATGTATACGGTTTATAACTCCAATCTCCTCTTCCACGGCTGCATACCTATGGATGAAGGCGGCAACTTTAAAAAGATAAAGATAGGTGGAAGGGCTTACAGCGGAAAGATATTTTTTGATGAAGCGGAAATATTGGTCCGAAGCGGTTATTTCAACAACTGTGTTTCAGAGGAAAAACAAGATGGTATGGATTTTGCCTGGTACCTGTGGTGTGGTCCTGACTCCCCCCTCTTTGGCAAGAAAAAGATGGCCACCTTTGAAAGATATTTTATAGATGATGAGGAAACTCACATAGAAGAAAAAAATCAATATTTTTATTTGAAGGATGATGAAGAGATTTGTAATAGGATCTTGCGGGAATTTGGTCTGAATCCTGATAATTCTCATATTATCAATGGCCATGTTCCTGTAAAAGTCCGTAAGGGTGAAAGCCCCATAAAGGCAAATGGTAAGCTGCTTGATATAGATGGGGGATTTTCCAGAGCTTATCAGCCGGAGACCGGTATAGCCGGTTATACTCTGATATATAATTCTTATGGACTTATACTGGCCTCGCATGAACCCTTTGAATCAACCATAAAGGCCATTGAAGAAGAAAAGGACATCCTATCCACCAATGTGATACTGGAGCAGGTTTTTGTGAGGAAAACCGTTGGAGACACAGACATAGGGGCTGAGCTCAGAAATCAAATTAAAGATTTAACCATGCTGCTCACCGCCTACAGAAATGGACTTATCAAGGAACAGGAATAA
- a CDS encoding VIT1/CCC1 transporter family protein: MIISNETEKIILQLQQNEVTEQAIYLNLSKRVKSQTERDTLKRIGDEEGVHSEIWRRYTNKNLKANKFKVFIYTLLSIIFGYTFAIKIMERSEKDAQDIYSKLITEVPEAKTIYQEEEAHEMVLISLLNEERLQYVGSMVLGLNDALVELTGTLAGLSFALQNNKLVALSGLITGISATLSMASSEYLSARSEGDSNALKSSLYTGIMYIFAVILLVLPYLLLPRDNYIQALIIMLVIVVLIIFVFTYYISVAKDLPFKKRFVEMAVISLSVAALSFLVGIVVKHFLGIDV, from the coding sequence ATGATTATATCAAACGAAACAGAAAAGATTATTCTTCAGCTTCAGCAAAACGAGGTTACAGAACAAGCTATTTATCTTAACTTGTCAAAGAGAGTGAAAAGTCAAACTGAAAGGGATACACTGAAGCGTATTGGAGATGAGGAGGGCGTCCATAGTGAAATTTGGCGCAGATATACAAATAAAAATCTGAAAGCAAATAAGTTTAAAGTTTTTATATATACATTATTGAGCATAATTTTTGGATATACCTTTGCCATTAAAATTATGGAAAGGTCTGAGAAAGACGCACAAGATATTTATTCAAAACTAATCACTGAGGTCCCTGAGGCAAAAACGATATATCAGGAGGAAGAAGCTCATGAAATGGTCCTAATCAGCCTCTTAAATGAGGAACGGTTGCAATATGTAGGTTCAATGGTATTAGGGCTGAACGATGCCTTGGTAGAGCTCACTGGTACCCTAGCGGGCTTAAGTTTTGCTCTACAGAATAATAAGTTAGTAGCCCTTTCCGGCTTGATCACCGGCATATCCGCCACCTTATCCATGGCCTCTTCAGAGTATTTATCAGCCCGGTCAGAAGGAGATTCCAATGCCTTAAAGTCTTCCTTGTATACTGGTATAATGTATATTTTTGCAGTTATCTTACTAGTATTGCCTTATCTGCTTTTACCAAGGGATAATTATATACAAGCATTGATAATAATGCTGGTGATTGTAGTACTTATTATCTTTGTCTTTACCTATTATATTTCTGTGGCTAAAGACCTGCCATTCAAGAAGAGATTTGTAGAAATGGCCGTAATAAGCTTGTCTGTAGCAGCCCTTTCCTTCCTGGTGGGCATAGTGGTAAAGCACTTCCTGGGAATTGATGTTTAG
- a CDS encoding serine/threonine protein kinase gives MKKYRRYRAEFLGYDIDKLKLIGMGHEGKVYLLANDRVLKVFYKEDSCKKQIEILIKAQNSRFFPTVYAFDNRSIIMSFVYGSTLSYYLRQNNINKHISLELCKLIDEFKRLQFTRLDMRLGHIFLQPDESIKVIDPRDSFKKKVPYPTSMLRGLQKSGELMEFFRYIQNDYPHYYKYWMKMMAKAKC, from the coding sequence ATGAAAAAATACAGGCGGTACAGAGCAGAGTTTTTAGGTTATGACATCGATAAACTTAAACTAATTGGAATGGGCCATGAAGGCAAGGTCTATCTTCTGGCCAATGATAGAGTACTAAAGGTTTTTTATAAAGAGGATTCCTGTAAAAAACAGATCGAAATACTCATCAAGGCTCAAAACAGCAGATTTTTCCCAACTGTATACGCATTTGATAACCGTTCCATAATTATGAGCTTTGTTTACGGCAGTACCCTATCCTATTACTTAAGGCAAAATAATATCAATAAACATATTTCTCTAGAACTTTGTAAACTTATAGATGAGTTTAAAAGACTGCAATTTACCAGACTTGACATGCGTCTTGGACACATATTCCTACAGCCGGATGAAAGCATTAAAGTCATAGATCCAAGAGACAGTTTTAAAAAGAAAGTGCCCTATCCCACGTCCATGTTACGGGGCCTGCAAAAGAGCGGTGAGTTAATGGAATTCTTTAGATATATCCAAAATGACTACCCGCACTACTATAAGTACTGGATGAAAATGATGGCAAAGGCGAAGTGCTAG
- a CDS encoding protease complex subunit PrcB family protein, whose protein sequence is MKSLLKLTAVVAICALVAGCAKKGGLDTGEPKVDTAPVVTVGTKPDSGSQGITVNKISFEEVAEADIPDTLKDKIESSKFHRGFLYEEVDGYYYIAIFSGEKPTGGYGIKAVSIEDNEGATNIFVEETAPAEGDFVATVITYPYTVIKAKGIAPDIALFHKDGSNFEISESAPEKMAVIKAKAQFLGQIDVNSIEVKLDGKIVAMQLGAVLRDAIQNYKLEPDSMINIEYYENSNGQFVVEYLEEKEY, encoded by the coding sequence ATGAAATCTCTTTTAAAATTAACAGCGGTTGTTGCAATATGTGCTCTAGTAGCTGGATGTGCAAAAAAAGGAGGTCTTGACACAGGCGAGCCAAAGGTAGATACAGCCCCTGTGGTAACTGTGGGTACAAAACCTGATTCCGGAAGTCAAGGTATAACTGTAAACAAAATATCCTTTGAGGAGGTAGCAGAAGCTGATATCCCTGATACCCTTAAGGACAAGATTGAAAGCTCAAAGTTTCACAGAGGCTTTCTATATGAAGAAGTGGATGGATATTACTATATAGCTATCTTCTCAGGAGAAAAGCCTACCGGAGGATATGGCATAAAAGCAGTATCCATAGAGGATAATGAAGGAGCTACTAATATATTTGTGGAAGAAACTGCTCCAGCAGAAGGAGATTTTGTTGCTACAGTAATAACTTATCCCTATACAGTAATAAAGGCTAAAGGTATTGCTCCTGACATAGCCTTATTCCACAAGGATGGTTCTAACTTTGAAATTTCAGAGTCAGCCCCGGAAAAAATGGCTGTTATAAAGGCTAAAGCTCAGTTCTTAGGCCAAATCGACGTTAACTCCATTGAGGTGAAATTGGATGGTAAAATAGTAGCTATGCAGCTTGGTGCTGTGCTTAGAGATGCTATACAAAACTATAAACTTGAGCCGGATTCTATGATTAATATAGAATACTACGAAAACTCTAATGGTCAGTTTGTAGTTGAATATCTTGAAGAAAAAGAATATTAA
- a CDS encoding TIGR02679 domain-containing protein, with protein MDSKIGEAVQYLKAKPEYEKVLKELHSKYKKTGKLTGSIFLETLTEEEVLLLAPLNPEIYGKRAGKINVKKFIEFFSKGRFQGIDFLEVLSEYVEGELKTNREIREEKELKKERFFQKIIEDSGSDITKMWLKSLQEFKKYGYNIVLKLYKEDKEELMTIIKNLSKALDSLSYDAKKAVPLATFSSNITKDSHYFDIVTVPGKLLINAIAFLKGVNYINNAEGINDLLYSVGILRDEVSNSTITAGLFAYDSEGEVEGTKWFRRERQPLILNIYNLNRIERLKAKGDVVFIFENPTVFYEVLKNCEIQNPSLICISGQPNISSLMIIDKLAESGTTIYYSGDFDPEGLQICDNLKRRYGEKLVQWGMNIENYHKIKGTASFEDRINKLDNIADLDLQKLAEELKREKVAGYQELLVDFYCQDIIRILGEL; from the coding sequence ATGGATAGTAAAATAGGGGAGGCTGTGCAGTACCTAAAAGCTAAACCTGAATATGAAAAGGTGCTGAAGGAACTGCACAGCAAGTATAAAAAAACAGGGAAATTGACGGGCAGTATTTTTCTGGAAACTTTGACGGAAGAAGAGGTGCTGCTCTTGGCACCTCTAAATCCGGAAATATACGGAAAAAGGGCTGGGAAAATAAATGTAAAAAAGTTTATAGAGTTCTTTTCTAAAGGAAGGTTTCAGGGGATAGACTTCCTGGAAGTTTTAAGTGAATATGTTGAAGGAGAGCTTAAAACCAATAGGGAAATCAGAGAGGAAAAGGAACTGAAAAAGGAAAGGTTCTTTCAAAAAATCATTGAAGACTCCGGCAGTGACATTACAAAAATGTGGTTGAAGTCTTTGCAAGAGTTTAAAAAATATGGTTATAATATTGTGCTAAAACTCTATAAAGAAGATAAAGAGGAACTGATGACCATAATCAAAAATCTTTCCAAGGCCTTAGATTCACTAAGTTATGATGCAAAAAAGGCAGTTCCTCTGGCTACCTTTTCCTCAAATATAACTAAGGATTCTCATTATTTTGACATAGTTACGGTTCCCGGGAAGCTGCTCATTAATGCCATAGCTTTCCTTAAGGGAGTAAACTATATAAACAATGCCGAGGGAATCAATGACCTTTTATATAGTGTTGGAATTTTAAGAGATGAGGTCTCAAATTCTACCATCACTGCAGGACTATTTGCTTATGACAGTGAAGGAGAAGTTGAAGGCACTAAATGGTTCAGAAGAGAGCGGCAGCCACTTATTCTAAACATTTATAATCTGAATAGGATTGAGAGATTGAAGGCTAAGGGTGATGTGGTTTTTATATTTGAAAATCCTACGGTTTTTTATGAAGTACTAAAAAACTGTGAAATACAGAACCCATCACTTATATGCATAAGTGGCCAGCCTAATATCTCATCTTTGATGATCATTGACAAATTAGCTGAAAGCGGAACCACCATCTATTACAGCGGTGATTTTGACCCGGAAGGGCTGCAAATATGTGATAATTTGAAAAGAAGATATGGTGAAAAATTAGTTCAGTGGGGAATGAACATAGAAAATTACCATAAAATTAAAGGCACTGCCTCTTTTGAAGACAGGATAAATAAACTAGATAACATAGCTGACCTAGATCTACAGAAGTTGGCAGAAGAATTGAAAAGAGAAAAGGTTGCTGGTTATCAAGAGTTGCTGGTGGATTTTTATTGTCAGGATATAATTCGTATTCTGGGTGAACTATAA